A DNA window from Pogona vitticeps strain Pit_001003342236 chromosome 2, PviZW2.1, whole genome shotgun sequence contains the following coding sequences:
- the LOC144587040 gene encoding uncharacterized protein LOC144587040: MPLTRSQMAEMGEVKDPQVDQGSEEEFGSVQDESTGEQNPELRKMLLAQQHELRVREMEIRRKERAEISQAEADAKKRGMDMRIKQMELKLQIRMVQLELKFLNKFINNLSVEEMSKKEKYEAQARQSEQDLEKYNQQKDIKLKEIRDKTEEKVKEIKARAEEEILQIRAEFEAKQKELEKKPKEGTQVKAQQNLNYSEENMRETWDPKYSKGLVQSPPKMGGHFVDKTSGQSQSRNQILEGKPKQDEKDSKYTRKCYFCQGKGHLISECEKLKQLKGIVPQDSSGTKPKAVFCVQKEQGSLSLREPVAMATQSGTATSADQAEENGPLVEVRRCLLVRTDSQLFETAGVDVGILGHQYRGLRDTCSQVTLCHPDIIPREYVIPNESMKVAGIEGQVISLPVAEVPVNFQGWRGVWRLAISSTLPAAVLVGNDLAEHVKRVLVITRSQATTGTVQGGNDEPETEAEGSSEAVVETLTTDSRFGQEQKADATLQKCFEQVTDAQLTPETPVRFLEKKGILYRETLRNISKGGDGIRSQLVVPEKYRPMILQRGHSDMFAAHLGVNKTQQRITQNFYWPDIGKQIREFCKQCDVCQRQGNSRDRTKAKLCPLPVIDTPFKCIGVDIVGPLPKATKRGNRFILTIVDHATRYPEAIPLTNIETNTVADALVGYMSRMGFASEIITDLGASFTSKLMKRLWQICGIKHKETTAYHPESNGLTEKFNGTLMRMIRAYLAENPNNWDQKLQSLLFAYRSVPQASTGFSPFELLFGRRVKGPLDLIKQNWEQITQDDPQDVVTYIDTLMNDLKKNLELAAETLQAQKVRKKAWDDQEGRERHFNPGEGVLWPRLCKENKLQLGIPETKYLGHMVGGGVIKPLEAKIEAVRDWPRPNTKKKVKSFLGLVGYYRKFIPRFSKIAAPLTNLTRKKADDRIPWTSDCEEAFQRLKQALINYPVLRAPDFDREFIIYTDASNSGVGAVLCQEDENGDQHPVSYLSRKLQKGERHLATMEKECLAIVYAIQKAKPYIWGRHFVLCTDHSPLQWLKTMKTHNSKLMRWALNLQDYDFEVKVVRGSVNCVADALSRRPEE; this comes from the coding sequence atgcccttgacccgaagccaaatggcagaaatgggtgaagtgaaagacccacaggtggaccaaggttctgaggaggaatttggctcagtgcaggatgagagcacgggagagcagaacccagaactcagaaaaatgctcctagcccaacagcatgaactgagggtgagggaaatggaaatcagaagaaaagaaagagctgaaatcagtcaggcagaggcagatgccaagaaaaggggaatggacatgaggatcaaacagatggaactgaaactccaaattagaatggtacaattagaattgaagttcctaaataagtttattaacaatttatcagtggaagaaatgtcaaagaaagaaaagtatgaggctcaggccagacaaagtgagcaagatcttgaaaaatataatcagcaaaaagacattaaattaaaagaaatcagagataagactgaagaaaaagtgaaagagataaaagctagggctgaggaagaaattttacagatcagggctgaatttgaggctaagcaaaaggagctagaaaagaaaccaaaagaaggcacacaggttaaggcacaacaaaacctgaattattctgaagaaaacatgagggaaacatgggaccctaagtactccaaagggttagttcagagcccgccaaaaatgggtggccattttgttgataaaacttctgggcagagccagtccaggaaccagattttggagggaaaaccaaaacaagatgagaaagactcaaaatacaccagaaagtgttatttctgtcagggaaagggccatctaatctcagagtgtgagaaattaaagcagctaaaaggaattgtgcctcaggattcgagtggaaccaagccaaaagctgtgttctgtgtccagaaggagcaaggctcattgtcactgagggagcctgttgccatggctactcaatctggaacagctacatctgctgatcaggctgaggaaaatggtcctcttgtagaggtcaggcgctgcctgctggtgagaacagattctcagttgtttgagacagcaggggtggacgtaggaatacttggccatcagtatcgggggctacgggacacttgttcccaggtgaccctgtgccatccagatattattcctagggagtatgtaatcccaaatgagagcatgaaggtggcagggattgaggggcaggtgatctctctgccagtcgcggaggtacctgtcaactttcaaggctggaggggagtttggcggctagcaatttcatcgactctgccagcagccgtgctcgtgggaaatgacctggctgaacatgtgaaaagggtgctagtgattacacgttcacaagccaccacggggacagttcaggggggtaatgatgagccagagacggaagcagaggggagttcagaagctgtggtggaaaccttaaccacagacagcagatttggccaggagcaaaaggcagacgccactctccagaagtgttttgaacaggtgactgacgcccagctaacacctgaaaccccagtgagatttctggagaaaaaggggattttatatagagagaccctgaggaatatctcaaaagggggagatgggatcagaagtcagctggtggtacctgaaaagtatcgccccatgatcttacaaagggggcactctgacatgtttgctgcacacttaggggtgaacaaaacacagcagagaatcacacagaatttctactggcctgacataggaaaacagatcagggagttctgtaaacaatgtgatgtgtgtcaaaggcaggggaatagccgcgacaggaccaaagcaaagttgtgccctttgcctgtgattgacactccgttcaaatgcataggggtggatattgtgggacctttgcccaaggccacaaagagggggaacaggttcattctcaccattgtggaccatgccacgaggtaccctgaagccatacccttgactaacattgaaactaacacagtggcagatgccttggtggggtatatgtccaggatgggatttgcctcagaaataatcacagatttgggagcatcatttacatcgaagctcatgaaacgcttatggcaaatctgtggaattaagcacaaggaaaccactgcctatcatcctgaaagtaatgggttaactgagaagttcaatgggactctaatgcgcatgattagggcttacttggcagagaatccaaacaattgggaccagaagctgcaatcccttttgtttgcttatcgatcagtgccacaagccagtaccgggttcagtccgtttgaacttttatttgggagaagggtgaaagggccccttgatttgatcaaacaaaattgggagcagatcacccaggatgacccacaggacgttgtgacatacatagacaccttgatgaatgacctaaagaaaaacctagagctagcagcagagaccctgcaagctcaaaaggtcagaaagaaagcttgggatgaccaggaaggcagggagaggcactttaatccaggggagggagtgctttggcctaggctctgcaaagagaacaaactgcagctgggtatcccagaaacaaaatatttgggtcacatggtagggggaggagtgataaaacccctggaggccaaaatagaagctgttcgtgattggcccagacccaacaccaagaaaaaagtcaaatcatttcttgggttggtgggctactacagaaagttcatcccgaggtttagcaagattgcggctccgctgaccaatctgacgaggaagaaggctgatgaccgcatcccgtggaccagcgactgtgaggaggcgttccagaggttgaagcaggcgctcatcaactatccagtgctgcgtgctccagacttcgaccgggagttcatcatctacaccgatgcgtctaacagcggggtaggagcagttctgtgccaggaggatgagaatggtgaccagcatccagtgtcctacctgagtaggaaacttcaaaaaggtgagagacatttggcaaccatggagaaggagtgtttggccatagtctacgcgatccagaaggccaagccttacatctggggaagacattttgttctgtgcactgaccattcaccactgcaatggttaaagacaatgaaaacccacaatagcaaacttatgaggtgggctttaaacctacaggactatgactttgaagtgaaggtggtcagagggtcagtgaactgtgttgctgacgccttgtcaagaagacctgaagaatga